In Mytilus galloprovincialis chromosome 1, xbMytGall1.hap1.1, whole genome shotgun sequence, the following are encoded in one genomic region:
- the LOC143075083 gene encoding uncharacterized protein LOC143075083 isoform X3: MFEAEWEDFNQTYGLEFAFLLNNTASKLFKPPILTNIALHPLPYKNNISFSPALNATFKIQFLGEASLPETKAILLTFESPVFQNQAYGNLIDNAYSVQREKNRDGRIYRLFDFSHYSPDSYDVERPIPISYPCLYGLDDCDGDRKIYTITLTSISMNSTLSSKYFKCSRTTCSLSSLTYTVSVVPVRYNDWNTVSAKARNPDFEKWNATIATTFYPLSNDIHVVFEHRNTYSSYYVKYTGRDYEKTSSQSHTFRNVPPGHYEIEVKCCREDYSCIEYKSFHEIVIEANRDLNSINEKTIIHTIFATVSGTCIAVILLITLAWLKKRRRKNISNNNNIEHIEQHSYVILSNTTGADTDLSMQLERTFSKLRIENDCIFRRNNLKYGHDNSTVLILLPVEHDSFKMKTSEDKKYKEVIESISKRNMKNILLVYFPYIKGAKRVRWSFLQKFKTIRLTEDFNKMIKFMNINCKNFDKSVLCGIRSELEVEVKRIQLIFQTQNPTSADTVGNPFQNSIDRFGVMDSTTSPKTFDRISESYEQDSCEIHKPIEQRCPIHHPRFPHQPFPDNTMYTTNLTNIHQYETIPLLGSVIPPSPEISERKPKYHEPFRTNSGDTGYGPSRMNSSSDDDLRKEDTLADDESLIDQIMLVNKDHLPSTPSEIDPMLAINFQM, from the exons ATGTTCGAAGCCG AATGGGAAGATTTTAATCAAACATATGGATTAGAGTTTGCATTCCTTTTGAATAACACAGCTTCCAAACTATTCAAGCCGCCAATTTTGACTAACATCGCCTTACATCCACTTCCTTACAAGAACAACATATCGTTCAGTCCTGCACTTAATGCTACTTTCAAAATTCAGTTTTTAGGAGAAGCAAGTCTACCAG AAACAAAAGCTATACTTCTGACATTTGAAAGTCCAGTTTTTCAAAACCAAGCTTACGGTAATCTCATCGACAATGCGTATAGTGTTCAGAGGGAGAAAAATCGTGATGGCAGGATTTACCGATTATTCGATTTTTCCCATTACAGTCCAGACTCGTATGATGTGGAACGACCA ATTCCTATCTCTTATCCTTGTCTTTATGGATTGGATGACTGTGATGGTGATAGAAAGATTTACACAATAACTCTTACTAGTATATCTATGAATAGTACTTTATCTTCCAAATACTTTAAATGTAGTCGTACCACTTGCTCACTGAGTAGTTTGACATATACAGTTAGTGTGGTTCCAG ttCGCTATAATGATTGGAATACAGTATCTGCAAAAGCTCGTAATCCGGATTTCGAGAAGTGGAATGCAACAATAGCGACAACTTTTTATCCTTTATCTAATGATATACATGTTGTTTTCGAACACAGGAATACTTACAGTTCATATTACGTGAAATATACAGGCCGAGATTACGAG AAAACTTCCTCGCAAAGCCATACCTTCAGAAATGTTCCACCTGGACATTATGAAATTGAG gtTAAGTGTTGTAGAGAGGACTATTCATGTATCGAGTACAAAAGTTTTCACGAAATTGTTATAG AAGCAAACAGAGATTTAAAcagcataaatgaaaaaacaattatacataCCATATTTGCAACTGTTTCCGGTACTTGTATAGCAGtaattttattaataactttAGCTTGGTTAAAGAAAAGAAGACGAAAAAACATATCTA ATAATAATAATATCGAACACATTGAACAACACAGTTATGTTATTTTATCTAACACCACTGGTGCTGATACCGATTTATCGATGCAGCTGGAAAGAACCTTTTCTAAACTTCGGATTGAGAATGATTGCATTTTTCGCCGCAACAATTTGAAATATGGTCATGATAATTCAACTGTTCTTATATTACTTCCTGTTGAACACGATTCGTTCAAAATGAAGACGTCAgaggataaaaaatataaagaagttATAGAATCGATTTcgaaaagaaatatgaaaaatatcttacTTGTTTACTTTCCATACATCAAAGGTGCAAAGCGTGTTAGATGGTCATTTTTGCAAAAGTTCAAAACAATCCGTCTTACAGAAGATttcaacaaaatgataaaatttatgaatataaactgtaaaaactttgataaaagtgTTCTATGTGGAATAAGATCTGAATTAGAGGTAGAAGTAAAACGGATTCAACTAATATTCCAAACGCAAAATCCAACATCAGCTGATACCGTTGGTAAtccttttcaaaattcaatagATCGTTTTGGTGTTATGGATTCTACAACTTCTCCAAAAACATTCGATCGTATATCAGAAAGTTATGAACAAGACTCATGCGAAATACATAAACCTATTGAACAAAGATGTCCGATTCATCATCCGCGTTTTCCTCATCAACCTTTTCCTGATAACACGATGTATACAACTAATTTAACAAATATTCATCAATATGAAACTATTCCGCTTTTAGGATCAGTTATTCCTCCTTCGCCAGAGATATCTGAGAGAAAACCAAAATATCATGAACCATTTAGAACTAATTCAGGAGATACTGGCTATGGACCATCACGTATGAATTCATCTTCGGATGATGATCTGCGCAAAGAAGACACCTTGGCCGATGATGAAAGCTTAATTGACCAAATAATGTTAGTAAATAAAGATCACTTGCCATCTACACCTTCCGAGATTGATCCAATGTTAGCAATAAACTTccaaatgtaa
- the LOC143075083 gene encoding uncharacterized protein LOC143075083 isoform X1 — MSTGKTPLFWVFTLVLQLNIVATAIVAAVCPVSPFIGKPPCDETCSKPFLARINRPQEKPRIPHGDPFTCKAGYNFEWEDFNQTYGLEFAFLLNNTASKLFKPPILTNIALHPLPYKNNISFSPALNATFKIQFLGEASLPETKAILLTFESPVFQNQAYGNLIDNAYSVQREKNRDGRIYRLFDFSHYSPDSYDVERPIPISYPCLYGLDDCDGDRKIYTITLTSISMNSTLSSKYFKCSRTTCSLSSLTYTVSVVPVRYNDWNTVSAKARNPDFEKWNATIATTFYPLSNDIHVVFEHRNTYSSYYVKYTGRDYEKTSSQSHTFRNVPPGHYEIEVKCCREDYSCIEYKSFHEIVIEANRDLNSINEKTIIHTIFATVSGTCIAVILLITLAWLKKRRRKNISNNNNIEHIEQHSYVILSNTTGADTDLSMQLERTFSKLRIENDCIFRRNNLKYGHDNSTVLILLPVEHDSFKMKTSEDKKYKEVIESISKRNMKNILLVYFPYIKGAKRVRWSFLQKFKTIRLTEDFNKMIKFMNINCKNFDKSVLCGIRSELEVEVKRIQLIFQTQNPTSADTVGNPFQNSIDRFGVMDSTTSPKTFDRISESYEQDSCEIHKPIEQRCPIHHPRFPHQPFPDNTMYTTNLTNIHQYETIPLLGSVIPPSPEISERKPKYHEPFRTNSGDTGYGPSRMNSSSDDDLRKEDTLADDESLIDQIMLVNKDHLPSTPSEIDPMLAINFQM, encoded by the exons ATGTCCACGGGCAAAACACCTTTATTTTGGGTGTTTACCCTTGTTCTTCAACTGAATATTGTGGCCACTGCCATTGTTGCTGCAGTGTGTCCAGTAAGCCCCTTCATCGGAAAACCCCCCTGTGACGAAACATGTTCGAAGCCG TTTCTAGCTAGAATTAATCGACCACAAGAAAAG CCTCGAATTCCCCATGGAGATCCGTTTACATGTAAAGCTGGTTACAACTTTG AATGGGAAGATTTTAATCAAACATATGGATTAGAGTTTGCATTCCTTTTGAATAACACAGCTTCCAAACTATTCAAGCCGCCAATTTTGACTAACATCGCCTTACATCCACTTCCTTACAAGAACAACATATCGTTCAGTCCTGCACTTAATGCTACTTTCAAAATTCAGTTTTTAGGAGAAGCAAGTCTACCAG AAACAAAAGCTATACTTCTGACATTTGAAAGTCCAGTTTTTCAAAACCAAGCTTACGGTAATCTCATCGACAATGCGTATAGTGTTCAGAGGGAGAAAAATCGTGATGGCAGGATTTACCGATTATTCGATTTTTCCCATTACAGTCCAGACTCGTATGATGTGGAACGACCA ATTCCTATCTCTTATCCTTGTCTTTATGGATTGGATGACTGTGATGGTGATAGAAAGATTTACACAATAACTCTTACTAGTATATCTATGAATAGTACTTTATCTTCCAAATACTTTAAATGTAGTCGTACCACTTGCTCACTGAGTAGTTTGACATATACAGTTAGTGTGGTTCCAG ttCGCTATAATGATTGGAATACAGTATCTGCAAAAGCTCGTAATCCGGATTTCGAGAAGTGGAATGCAACAATAGCGACAACTTTTTATCCTTTATCTAATGATATACATGTTGTTTTCGAACACAGGAATACTTACAGTTCATATTACGTGAAATATACAGGCCGAGATTACGAG AAAACTTCCTCGCAAAGCCATACCTTCAGAAATGTTCCACCTGGACATTATGAAATTGAG gtTAAGTGTTGTAGAGAGGACTATTCATGTATCGAGTACAAAAGTTTTCACGAAATTGTTATAG AAGCAAACAGAGATTTAAAcagcataaatgaaaaaacaattatacataCCATATTTGCAACTGTTTCCGGTACTTGTATAGCAGtaattttattaataactttAGCTTGGTTAAAGAAAAGAAGACGAAAAAACATATCTA ATAATAATAATATCGAACACATTGAACAACACAGTTATGTTATTTTATCTAACACCACTGGTGCTGATACCGATTTATCGATGCAGCTGGAAAGAACCTTTTCTAAACTTCGGATTGAGAATGATTGCATTTTTCGCCGCAACAATTTGAAATATGGTCATGATAATTCAACTGTTCTTATATTACTTCCTGTTGAACACGATTCGTTCAAAATGAAGACGTCAgaggataaaaaatataaagaagttATAGAATCGATTTcgaaaagaaatatgaaaaatatcttacTTGTTTACTTTCCATACATCAAAGGTGCAAAGCGTGTTAGATGGTCATTTTTGCAAAAGTTCAAAACAATCCGTCTTACAGAAGATttcaacaaaatgataaaatttatgaatataaactgtaaaaactttgataaaagtgTTCTATGTGGAATAAGATCTGAATTAGAGGTAGAAGTAAAACGGATTCAACTAATATTCCAAACGCAAAATCCAACATCAGCTGATACCGTTGGTAAtccttttcaaaattcaatagATCGTTTTGGTGTTATGGATTCTACAACTTCTCCAAAAACATTCGATCGTATATCAGAAAGTTATGAACAAGACTCATGCGAAATACATAAACCTATTGAACAAAGATGTCCGATTCATCATCCGCGTTTTCCTCATCAACCTTTTCCTGATAACACGATGTATACAACTAATTTAACAAATATTCATCAATATGAAACTATTCCGCTTTTAGGATCAGTTATTCCTCCTTCGCCAGAGATATCTGAGAGAAAACCAAAATATCATGAACCATTTAGAACTAATTCAGGAGATACTGGCTATGGACCATCACGTATGAATTCATCTTCGGATGATGATCTGCGCAAAGAAGACACCTTGGCCGATGATGAAAGCTTAATTGACCAAATAATGTTAGTAAATAAAGATCACTTGCCATCTACACCTTCCGAGATTGATCCAATGTTAGCAATAAACTTccaaatgtaa
- the LOC143075083 gene encoding uncharacterized protein LOC143075083 isoform X2, translating to MSTGKTPLFWVFTLVLQLNIVATAIVAAVCPVSPFIGKPPCDETCSKPPRIPHGDPFTCKAGYNFEWEDFNQTYGLEFAFLLNNTASKLFKPPILTNIALHPLPYKNNISFSPALNATFKIQFLGEASLPETKAILLTFESPVFQNQAYGNLIDNAYSVQREKNRDGRIYRLFDFSHYSPDSYDVERPIPISYPCLYGLDDCDGDRKIYTITLTSISMNSTLSSKYFKCSRTTCSLSSLTYTVSVVPVRYNDWNTVSAKARNPDFEKWNATIATTFYPLSNDIHVVFEHRNTYSSYYVKYTGRDYEKTSSQSHTFRNVPPGHYEIEVKCCREDYSCIEYKSFHEIVIEANRDLNSINEKTIIHTIFATVSGTCIAVILLITLAWLKKRRRKNISNNNNIEHIEQHSYVILSNTTGADTDLSMQLERTFSKLRIENDCIFRRNNLKYGHDNSTVLILLPVEHDSFKMKTSEDKKYKEVIESISKRNMKNILLVYFPYIKGAKRVRWSFLQKFKTIRLTEDFNKMIKFMNINCKNFDKSVLCGIRSELEVEVKRIQLIFQTQNPTSADTVGNPFQNSIDRFGVMDSTTSPKTFDRISESYEQDSCEIHKPIEQRCPIHHPRFPHQPFPDNTMYTTNLTNIHQYETIPLLGSVIPPSPEISERKPKYHEPFRTNSGDTGYGPSRMNSSSDDDLRKEDTLADDESLIDQIMLVNKDHLPSTPSEIDPMLAINFQM from the exons ATGTCCACGGGCAAAACACCTTTATTTTGGGTGTTTACCCTTGTTCTTCAACTGAATATTGTGGCCACTGCCATTGTTGCTGCAGTGTGTCCAGTAAGCCCCTTCATCGGAAAACCCCCCTGTGACGAAACATGTTCGAAGCCG CCTCGAATTCCCCATGGAGATCCGTTTACATGTAAAGCTGGTTACAACTTTG AATGGGAAGATTTTAATCAAACATATGGATTAGAGTTTGCATTCCTTTTGAATAACACAGCTTCCAAACTATTCAAGCCGCCAATTTTGACTAACATCGCCTTACATCCACTTCCTTACAAGAACAACATATCGTTCAGTCCTGCACTTAATGCTACTTTCAAAATTCAGTTTTTAGGAGAAGCAAGTCTACCAG AAACAAAAGCTATACTTCTGACATTTGAAAGTCCAGTTTTTCAAAACCAAGCTTACGGTAATCTCATCGACAATGCGTATAGTGTTCAGAGGGAGAAAAATCGTGATGGCAGGATTTACCGATTATTCGATTTTTCCCATTACAGTCCAGACTCGTATGATGTGGAACGACCA ATTCCTATCTCTTATCCTTGTCTTTATGGATTGGATGACTGTGATGGTGATAGAAAGATTTACACAATAACTCTTACTAGTATATCTATGAATAGTACTTTATCTTCCAAATACTTTAAATGTAGTCGTACCACTTGCTCACTGAGTAGTTTGACATATACAGTTAGTGTGGTTCCAG ttCGCTATAATGATTGGAATACAGTATCTGCAAAAGCTCGTAATCCGGATTTCGAGAAGTGGAATGCAACAATAGCGACAACTTTTTATCCTTTATCTAATGATATACATGTTGTTTTCGAACACAGGAATACTTACAGTTCATATTACGTGAAATATACAGGCCGAGATTACGAG AAAACTTCCTCGCAAAGCCATACCTTCAGAAATGTTCCACCTGGACATTATGAAATTGAG gtTAAGTGTTGTAGAGAGGACTATTCATGTATCGAGTACAAAAGTTTTCACGAAATTGTTATAG AAGCAAACAGAGATTTAAAcagcataaatgaaaaaacaattatacataCCATATTTGCAACTGTTTCCGGTACTTGTATAGCAGtaattttattaataactttAGCTTGGTTAAAGAAAAGAAGACGAAAAAACATATCTA ATAATAATAATATCGAACACATTGAACAACACAGTTATGTTATTTTATCTAACACCACTGGTGCTGATACCGATTTATCGATGCAGCTGGAAAGAACCTTTTCTAAACTTCGGATTGAGAATGATTGCATTTTTCGCCGCAACAATTTGAAATATGGTCATGATAATTCAACTGTTCTTATATTACTTCCTGTTGAACACGATTCGTTCAAAATGAAGACGTCAgaggataaaaaatataaagaagttATAGAATCGATTTcgaaaagaaatatgaaaaatatcttacTTGTTTACTTTCCATACATCAAAGGTGCAAAGCGTGTTAGATGGTCATTTTTGCAAAAGTTCAAAACAATCCGTCTTACAGAAGATttcaacaaaatgataaaatttatgaatataaactgtaaaaactttgataaaagtgTTCTATGTGGAATAAGATCTGAATTAGAGGTAGAAGTAAAACGGATTCAACTAATATTCCAAACGCAAAATCCAACATCAGCTGATACCGTTGGTAAtccttttcaaaattcaatagATCGTTTTGGTGTTATGGATTCTACAACTTCTCCAAAAACATTCGATCGTATATCAGAAAGTTATGAACAAGACTCATGCGAAATACATAAACCTATTGAACAAAGATGTCCGATTCATCATCCGCGTTTTCCTCATCAACCTTTTCCTGATAACACGATGTATACAACTAATTTAACAAATATTCATCAATATGAAACTATTCCGCTTTTAGGATCAGTTATTCCTCCTTCGCCAGAGATATCTGAGAGAAAACCAAAATATCATGAACCATTTAGAACTAATTCAGGAGATACTGGCTATGGACCATCACGTATGAATTCATCTTCGGATGATGATCTGCGCAAAGAAGACACCTTGGCCGATGATGAAAGCTTAATTGACCAAATAATGTTAGTAAATAAAGATCACTTGCCATCTACACCTTCCGAGATTGATCCAATGTTAGCAATAAACTTccaaatgtaa